A genomic region of uncultured Paludibaculum sp. contains the following coding sequences:
- a CDS encoding heavy metal-binding domain-containing protein, translated as MQRRRFLSGLPALLWQQTPDDTVWLCPMDKDVRAAKPGVCPRCGVKLVPGIPEPLEYRMLLDVTPRAWKPGQRLRMRFEIRDPRTDQRVMKLQVIHERLFHLFIVSGDLSYFAHEHPEPQADGTLVFDTALPHPGFYRVVGDFYPEGGTPQLAVTTILSAGSGQIDFATPRLAPQTGPQTTANLRVSLRSEPPVPIAGLKTMLFFDLQPADGLQLYLGAWGHMLAASADLIDLIHTHPFLADGGPNPQFNIVFPRPGLYRIWVQFQRLGIVNTAVFTLPVRGL; from the coding sequence ATGCAACGCCGCCGCTTCCTGTCGGGACTCCCGGCTCTGCTCTGGCAGCAGACACCCGATGACACGGTATGGCTTTGCCCCATGGACAAAGACGTCCGGGCCGCCAAGCCGGGCGTCTGTCCGCGCTGCGGCGTGAAACTGGTGCCCGGCATCCCGGAACCGCTCGAATACCGCATGCTGCTCGACGTGACGCCCCGCGCCTGGAAGCCGGGCCAACGGCTGAGGATGCGCTTCGAGATCCGCGATCCCCGAACAGACCAGCGCGTGATGAAACTCCAGGTGATCCACGAAAGACTGTTCCACCTCTTCATCGTCAGCGGCGATCTATCCTACTTTGCCCACGAGCATCCGGAACCACAGGCCGACGGCACGCTCGTCTTCGATACGGCCCTGCCCCACCCCGGTTTCTATCGTGTCGTGGGGGACTTCTACCCCGAGGGCGGCACGCCGCAACTGGCGGTCACTACCATCCTGAGCGCCGGCAGTGGCCAGATCGATTTCGCCACCCCGCGCCTCGCCCCGCAAACGGGTCCGCAAACCACGGCGAATCTGCGCGTCAGCCTGCGTTCTGAACCGCCGGTGCCCATCGCAGGCTTGAAGACGATGCTCTTCTTCGACCTGCAACCAGCCGACGGACTTCAGCTCTACCTGGGCGCCTGGGGTCATATGCTAGCAGCGAGCGCGGACTTGATCGATCTCATCCACACCCATCCCTTCCTCGCCGACGGCGGACCCAATCCGCAGTTCAACATCGTGTTTCCCCGCCCCGGCCTCTACCGCATCTGGGTTCAATTCCAACGGTTGGGCATCGTCAATACAGCCGTGTTCACCCTGCCGGTGCGCGGTCTTTGA
- a CDS encoding nucleotidyl transferase AbiEii/AbiGii toxin family protein translates to MDFAEIRKLAIVALFSDDELFEQIVLKGGNALNLVYGLSSRTSLDLDFSIENDFTDLEDTRRRIFRALKDRFASAGFVVFDESFGPKPEVLGPHQQHWWGGYELKFKLIEAAKHTALASNVENLRRNALVIGPEQQRKFSVDMSKHEYCEGKLEREMDAFTIFVYSPAMIVVEKLRAVCQQMPGYALRTHPTPRARDFYDIWCVINATGIELAEHLELARHMFAAKQVPLRLLAGIASQREFHRPDWPAVTASVSGRVEEFDLYFDFVVEQVSALEALWIE, encoded by the coding sequence ATGGATTTTGCCGAAATTCGAAAGCTAGCGATTGTCGCTCTGTTCTCTGATGACGAACTCTTTGAACAGATTGTCCTCAAGGGCGGCAACGCGCTGAACCTGGTCTACGGGCTCAGCTCTCGCACATCGCTGGATCTGGACTTCTCCATCGAGAATGACTTTACAGACCTGGAGGACACACGAAGGCGGATCTTTCGCGCCCTCAAAGACCGGTTTGCCTCAGCGGGCTTTGTCGTATTCGACGAGAGCTTCGGGCCAAAACCCGAAGTCCTCGGGCCGCATCAGCAACATTGGTGGGGTGGGTATGAGCTCAAGTTCAAACTCATCGAAGCGGCCAAGCATACGGCCCTTGCCAGCAATGTGGAGAACCTTCGTAGGAACGCCCTGGTGATCGGCCCGGAGCAGCAGCGCAAGTTCTCCGTCGACATGAGTAAACATGAGTACTGTGAGGGCAAGCTCGAACGAGAGATGGATGCCTTCACCATCTTCGTTTATAGCCCGGCGATGATAGTGGTCGAGAAGCTGCGGGCCGTCTGTCAGCAGATGCCCGGCTACGCTCTACGTACACACCCTACCCCCAGAGCGCGGGACTTCTACGACATCTGGTGCGTGATCAACGCAACCGGCATCGAACTCGCCGAGCACTTGGAACTCGCCCGGCACATGTTCGCGGCCAAGCAGGTTCCATTGAGATTGCTGGCTGGCATTGCCAGCCAGCGTGAGTTCCACCGCCCCGATTGGCCGGCCGTTACGGCTTCGGTCTCGGGCCGCGTGGAGGAGTTTGATCTCTACTTCGACTTCGTCGTGGAGCAGGTGAGTGCCCTAGAAGCCCTTTGGATAGAATAG
- a CDS encoding response regulator, with protein MSLDVMIVDDSAAIRKILHRVLIQADVPLGKVIEAGDGQEALDKLKSAMVGLILSDINMPNMDGLQLLGALKTQEATKAIPIIMVTTEGSSAKVMEAVSLGAAGYVRKPFTAEQIKEKLAGLI; from the coding sequence ATGTCGTTGGACGTAATGATCGTCGACGATTCGGCGGCCATTCGCAAGATTCTGCACAGGGTACTGATCCAGGCCGATGTGCCTCTAGGAAAAGTCATCGAGGCCGGTGACGGCCAGGAGGCCCTGGACAAGCTGAAATCGGCGATGGTCGGCCTGATTCTGTCCGACATCAACATGCCCAACATGGATGGGCTTCAGCTATTGGGTGCCCTGAAGACCCAGGAAGCCACGAAGGCGATTCCCATCATTATGGTGACGACGGAAGGCAGCAGCGCCAAGGTGATGGAGGCGGTGTCGCTGGGCGCGGCCGGTTATGTCCGCAAGCCTTTCACGGCGGAGCAGATCAAGGAAAAACTGGCGGGGCTCATCTAG
- a CDS encoding DUF1648 domain-containing protein has product MISKEFVAPALTVLVFAVIYNMLPSLRKRDLYFGVTTDPAFRQSPIGHSITREYRLILWLSACAALILLAGTKPAPRYVVLIPLLVVAGGLTAWVRAWSRTRPHAIQPTALRSAPLLSDSDEHLPGGWATAIIPLGAQVLSFAYVISRYDDLPERFPVHWGASGQADRWADKSWSAVTASSLLGVIVTLVLLGTAWMILRNAKRGSGGETGDFGAKHRRGNVSMLVAMAWVLSLVFCFLSQLPLHPNLHNRQTFLLVLLPVGVALVKTFQLYRLSTSATGGSDGTPEECWKLGAFYYNPADPAILVEKRTGPGFTLNFGHRLSWLVMAGVLGVLLIPMLGLR; this is encoded by the coding sequence GTGATATCGAAGGAATTTGTCGCGCCGGCCCTGACGGTGCTGGTGTTTGCCGTGATCTACAACATGCTCCCCAGCCTGCGGAAACGCGATCTGTACTTTGGCGTAACCACCGACCCCGCCTTCCGCCAGTCCCCCATTGGCCACTCCATCACTCGCGAATACCGCCTCATTCTCTGGCTCTCGGCCTGCGCCGCGCTCATTCTGCTCGCCGGAACAAAGCCGGCCCCTCGGTACGTCGTCCTCATTCCGCTCCTGGTCGTGGCTGGAGGTTTGACCGCCTGGGTTCGCGCCTGGTCCCGCACCCGTCCGCATGCCATCCAACCAACAGCACTCCGCTCAGCGCCCCTGCTCTCCGATTCCGACGAACACCTGCCTGGCGGGTGGGCCACGGCCATCATCCCGCTCGGCGCTCAGGTTCTCTCGTTTGCTTACGTCATATCGCGATATGACGATCTACCGGAACGCTTCCCCGTCCACTGGGGTGCCTCCGGTCAGGCCGACCGCTGGGCCGACAAGTCCTGGAGCGCGGTCACCGCGAGTTCCCTCCTGGGCGTCATCGTCACCCTTGTGTTGCTGGGTACGGCCTGGATGATCCTGCGCAACGCCAAACGTGGCAGTGGCGGCGAGACCGGCGATTTCGGCGCAAAGCATCGCCGCGGCAACGTCAGCATGCTGGTCGCCATGGCCTGGGTGCTCAGCCTCGTATTCTGCTTCCTCAGCCAACTCCCGCTACACCCCAATCTCCACAATCGACAAACCTTCCTCCTCGTCCTGCTTCCGGTCGGTGTCGCCTTGGTCAAAACCTTCCAACTCTATCGACTGAGCACCTCCGCCACCGGCGGATCCGACGGCACGCCAGAAGAGTGCTGGAAGTTGGGCGCGTTCTACTACAACCCGGCCGACCCCGCCATCCTCGTGGAAAAACGTACCGGCCCCGGCTTCACCCTGAACTTCGGCCATCGCCTCAGTTGGCTGGTCATGGCCGGAGTCCTGGGCGTCCTGCTGATTCCCATGCTTGGCTTGCGCTGA
- a CDS encoding GntR family transcriptional regulator — protein sequence MSERTQIRVDLSASEPAYRQIAGQIRALLVEGHLTPGSALPSVRRLAMDLGVHFNTVAEAYRQLAEEGLIDVSHGKAARILPPKSVEPAADTLEQLRRRLRNMVAEMRASGMSAASVRREIHSLLEGEEQ from the coding sequence GTGAGTGAGAGAACTCAAATTCGCGTCGACCTCAGCGCTTCCGAGCCCGCCTACCGGCAGATCGCCGGTCAGATCCGGGCCCTTCTGGTCGAAGGCCACCTCACACCCGGCAGTGCCCTGCCCTCAGTCCGCCGCCTGGCGATGGACTTGGGCGTCCACTTCAACACCGTGGCCGAGGCTTACCGCCAACTGGCCGAGGAAGGCCTCATCGACGTGAGCCACGGCAAAGCCGCTCGCATACTACCGCCAAAGTCGGTCGAACCCGCCGCTGACACCCTTGAGCAACTCCGCCGCCGCCTGCGTAACATGGTGGCCGAGATGCGTGCTTCGGGTATGTCCGCCGCCAGCGTTCGCCGCGAGATCCACTCGCTACTCGAAGGAGAGGAACAGTGA
- a CDS encoding DUF167 domain-containing protein, whose product MDLDALKETLKSAGRLALQVRVIPKSPKTQWAGELGDGSLKVKLAAVPEKGKANEELIRFLAGEFGVRRQQVEIVAGATNPHKQVRITV is encoded by the coding sequence GTGGACCTGGACGCACTCAAAGAGACGCTGAAGTCGGCCGGGCGGCTGGCACTACAGGTGCGCGTGATTCCGAAGAGCCCCAAGACGCAATGGGCCGGCGAGTTGGGTGATGGATCCCTCAAGGTCAAACTGGCCGCGGTGCCCGAGAAGGGCAAGGCGAACGAAGAGCTCATCCGATTTCTGGCTGGGGAGTTTGGCGTGCGCCGCCAGCAGGTGGAGATCGTTGCGGGCGCGACCAATCCTCACAAGCAAGTCCGCATTACGGTGTAG
- a CDS encoding tartrate dehydrogenase has product MKKLSIALLPGDGIGMEVVPAARKVLEKSAGMAGIHLSFEEFAWGSDHYFRLGQMMPMDALEQLRAHDAILLGAVGHPDIPDHITLNGMLLPIRRAFDLYVNERPAFLYEGVASPLRGYDPGSIDMVVVRENTEGEYANVGGFVYHHLPEEVAIQTSVFTRHGCERIIRYAFDLARRRNRKRKVASITKSNAQGYGMVLWDRIFREVSAEYPDIETESLLVDAAAMNFVRRPASFDVVVGSNLFGDILSDLSAIVTGSIGLAPSANLDPRRLAPSLFEPVHGSAPDIAGRGVSNPLATILAAAMMMEHLGEPGIAASMEGAVRAVLAEGRQLTADLGGKSTTAEVTGAVLDHLA; this is encoded by the coding sequence ATGAAGAAGCTGTCGATTGCCCTGCTGCCCGGTGACGGCATTGGAATGGAAGTGGTTCCGGCCGCTCGCAAGGTGCTGGAGAAGAGCGCGGGCATGGCTGGCATACACCTTTCATTCGAGGAGTTTGCCTGGGGCTCGGACCACTACTTCCGCCTGGGGCAGATGATGCCCATGGACGCGCTGGAGCAGTTGCGGGCGCACGACGCCATCCTGCTGGGGGCGGTGGGACATCCCGACATTCCGGACCACATTACCCTGAACGGCATGCTGCTGCCGATACGGCGCGCCTTCGACCTGTATGTGAATGAGCGGCCGGCCTTCCTGTATGAAGGTGTGGCGAGCCCGCTGCGGGGTTATGACCCCGGCTCCATCGATATGGTGGTGGTGCGCGAGAACACTGAGGGCGAATATGCGAATGTCGGTGGCTTTGTCTATCACCATCTTCCGGAAGAGGTAGCAATCCAGACTTCGGTATTCACGCGGCACGGCTGCGAGCGCATCATTCGCTATGCGTTCGATCTGGCGCGGCGGCGGAACCGGAAGCGGAAGGTGGCGTCGATTACGAAGTCGAATGCGCAGGGCTACGGGATGGTGTTGTGGGACCGCATTTTCCGCGAGGTTTCGGCCGAGTATCCGGACATTGAGACCGAGTCGCTGCTGGTGGATGCGGCGGCCATGAACTTTGTGCGGCGGCCGGCGAGCTTCGATGTGGTGGTGGGTTCGAATCTGTTCGGCGACATTCTCAGCGATCTGTCGGCGATTGTGACGGGCAGCATCGGGTTGGCTCCGAGTGCGAATCTGGATCCGCGGCGGCTGGCGCCATCGCTATTTGAGCCGGTGCACGGTTCGGCTCCAGATATTGCGGGGCGTGGCGTGTCGAATCCGCTGGCGACGATTCTGGCGGCCGCCATGATGATGGAACACCTCGGAGAACCGGGCATTGCGGCGTCGATGGAGGGCGCTGTACGCGCGGTTCTGGCCGAAGGCAGGCAATTGACGGCCGACCTGGGTGGCAAGAGCACGACGGCGGAGGTCACAGGCGCCGTACTGGATCACCTGGCCTGA
- a CDS encoding chemotaxis protein CheX translates to MTHERQVAMIRQATRDVFSTMLGIELGDHPEYLGESAPGPSEGVLAIVGLAGAWAGSGTFSCSAVMAQKISGQLLMQEFAAIDDDVLDAIGEVTNMVLGNVKTALEEELGPMGLSIPTVIYGRNFTTRSVGKTQWTVVPFHCLGELVEVHLCLEPGKELSAKISVAQQQVPAILTMLS, encoded by the coding sequence ATGACACACGAAAGACAAGTGGCAATGATCCGTCAGGCGACGCGGGACGTCTTCAGCACGATGCTGGGGATCGAATTGGGCGACCATCCGGAGTATCTGGGTGAGTCGGCGCCTGGCCCCAGCGAGGGGGTGCTGGCGATTGTGGGCCTGGCGGGCGCCTGGGCGGGTTCGGGGACGTTCTCCTGCTCCGCGGTGATGGCGCAGAAGATCTCGGGTCAATTGCTGATGCAGGAGTTTGCGGCGATCGACGACGATGTGCTGGACGCCATCGGCGAGGTCACCAACATGGTGCTGGGGAATGTGAAGACGGCTCTGGAAGAGGAGTTGGGGCCCATGGGCCTGAGTATTCCGACGGTGATTTACGGTCGCAACTTCACGACCCGCAGTGTAGGCAAAACGCAATGGACGGTGGTTCCATTTCATTGTCTGGGTGAACTGGTGGAGGTGCATCTCTGCCTGGAGCCGGGCAAGGAGCTTTCGGCCAAGATCTCAGTGGCACAGCAACAGGTTCCGGCGATCCTGACGATGCTTAGCTAA
- a CDS encoding ABC transporter permease: MRGIGPDIKYALRTLARSPLFTFAAVLSLALGIGANTAIFTLMDQVLLRLLPVENPKQLVMIWSTGPHMGNNNGDRAQSYPMYQAYQKQASFFSHVFCRYRDDASVSVDGQTERVFAEMVSGNYFDALGVKPAVGRVFSPETDDRNYKGHPTVVLSYDYWMTRFGGKASIVGQKILVNNYPMTVVGVSGAGFHGLDPVQSPQIRVPIQMAPIMTPGRDSMGDYRSQWIQMFARMKPGETVDTARGKLQAIFTRQLEYESTLPGLRKASKYQMDRFFKRQVRMEQAANGYSDMRNEFGKALIVLMSMVGLVLLIACANVAGLLVARAVARQKELAVRLAIGASRKQLIRQLLIESLLLSSAGALLGVALSIWTIRGLMGFLPESGSPLMLNAMPDLRILGFNLVLALLTGLLFGVAPAFFATRIDQWNVLKDAGGAVSGTGGGVRLRKILVTAQVALSFLLLAGAALFARSLGNLKGMSTGIQGMSNLVTFQVNPSLNGYTVEREKAFYKELLANVRGLPGVQTAAIASVPILHGWEWDSSMSVEGHQNKDGEDIQAFMNALSPGYFQTMGIPMREGRDLRDSDSGDEARVAVVNRAFSEYYFGKGSPIGRHIGFGGGPDTKLTIEIVGMVENALYEGPREGVHRQVFVPRFQSKYPGSVAYYVRGSMDTRSMMNGLREAVRRLDPRLPLYEVTTLESQLDQTLSTERMIAALSVAFGCLATLLAAIGLYGVMAFVAARRTREIGLRMALGALPFDVLRLMMREVVILLGAGLAVGVPCAYALTKYISSQMFNVKVNDPWLALAVVAVLGGVALLAGFLPARRASTVDPLEALRYE, encoded by the coding sequence ATGCGAGGCATCGGACCCGACATCAAGTACGCGCTGCGAACGCTGGCGCGGAGCCCACTTTTCACGTTTGCGGCGGTGTTGTCGCTGGCGCTCGGCATCGGCGCAAACACGGCGATCTTCACGTTGATGGACCAGGTGCTGTTGCGGCTGCTGCCGGTGGAGAATCCGAAGCAGTTGGTGATGATCTGGTCAACCGGGCCGCACATGGGCAACAACAACGGGGACCGGGCGCAGTCGTATCCGATGTATCAGGCGTATCAGAAGCAGGCGAGCTTCTTTTCGCACGTCTTCTGCCGGTACCGGGACGATGCTTCAGTGAGTGTCGACGGGCAAACGGAACGGGTGTTTGCGGAGATGGTCTCCGGCAACTACTTCGATGCGTTGGGTGTGAAGCCGGCGGTGGGGCGGGTGTTTTCGCCGGAAACGGACGATCGGAATTACAAGGGCCATCCCACGGTGGTATTGAGCTACGACTACTGGATGACGCGCTTCGGCGGGAAGGCGTCGATTGTGGGGCAGAAGATCCTGGTGAACAATTACCCGATGACGGTGGTCGGGGTTTCGGGGGCGGGCTTCCACGGTTTGGATCCGGTGCAGTCGCCGCAGATCCGGGTGCCGATTCAGATGGCGCCCATCATGACACCGGGGCGCGACAGCATGGGCGACTATCGTAGCCAGTGGATCCAGATGTTCGCGCGGATGAAGCCGGGCGAGACAGTGGACACGGCGCGAGGGAAGCTACAGGCAATCTTCACGCGACAGTTGGAGTATGAATCAACGCTGCCGGGGTTGCGGAAGGCTTCGAAGTATCAGATGGACCGCTTCTTCAAGCGGCAGGTGAGGATGGAGCAGGCGGCCAACGGCTATTCCGACATGCGCAACGAATTTGGGAAGGCCCTGATTGTGCTGATGTCGATGGTGGGTCTGGTGCTGCTGATCGCGTGCGCAAATGTGGCAGGACTGCTGGTGGCACGGGCCGTCGCGCGGCAGAAGGAACTGGCGGTGCGGCTGGCCATCGGGGCCTCGCGGAAACAATTGATCCGGCAACTGCTGATAGAGAGCTTGCTGCTTTCGTCAGCCGGGGCGCTGTTGGGCGTTGCCCTCTCGATCTGGACCATTCGCGGGCTGATGGGCTTCCTGCCAGAGTCGGGCTCGCCCCTGATGCTGAACGCGATGCCGGATCTTCGGATTCTGGGGTTCAATCTGGTGTTGGCACTGCTGACAGGGCTGCTGTTCGGGGTCGCTCCGGCGTTCTTCGCGACACGGATCGACCAGTGGAACGTGCTGAAGGACGCGGGCGGAGCGGTGTCCGGGACGGGCGGTGGCGTGCGGCTGCGCAAGATCCTGGTGACCGCGCAGGTGGCGCTGTCGTTCCTGCTGCTGGCGGGGGCCGCGCTGTTCGCGCGGAGCCTGGGGAATTTGAAGGGTATGTCGACGGGCATTCAAGGAATGTCGAATCTGGTGACATTCCAAGTGAATCCGTCGCTGAACGGCTACACGGTTGAGCGTGAGAAGGCCTTCTATAAAGAGTTGCTGGCCAACGTGCGGGGCCTGCCGGGCGTACAGACCGCGGCCATTGCGTCGGTGCCCATTCTGCACGGTTGGGAGTGGGACTCCAGCATGTCGGTGGAGGGCCACCAGAACAAGGATGGCGAGGACATCCAGGCGTTCATGAACGCCCTGTCGCCGGGCTATTTCCAGACGATGGGCATCCCGATGCGGGAAGGCCGCGATCTGCGGGACAGCGATTCGGGCGATGAGGCCCGGGTGGCCGTGGTGAACCGGGCTTTCTCCGAGTATTACTTCGGCAAGGGGAGCCCCATAGGGCGCCATATCGGCTTCGGGGGCGGTCCGGACACGAAGCTGACCATCGAGATTGTCGGGATGGTGGAGAATGCGTTGTACGAAGGGCCGAGAGAGGGCGTACACCGGCAGGTGTTCGTCCCGAGATTCCAGTCGAAGTATCCGGGTTCGGTAGCCTACTACGTGCGCGGATCGATGGACACGCGATCGATGATGAATGGGCTGCGGGAGGCGGTGCGGCGGTTGGATCCGCGGTTGCCGCTGTATGAAGTGACGACGTTGGAGAGCCAGTTGGACCAGACGCTTTCGACCGAGCGGATGATCGCCGCGTTGTCGGTGGCGTTCGGGTGCCTGGCGACGCTGCTGGCGGCGATTGGCCTGTACGGAGTGATGGCGTTCGTGGCGGCGCGGCGGACGCGCGAGATCGGGCTGCGCATGGCGCTGGGCGCCCTGCCGTTCGACGTGTTGCGGCTGATGATGCGGGAGGTGGTGATCCTGCTGGGCGCCGGGTTGGCGGTGGGCGTACCGTGCGCGTATGCACTGACCAAGTACATCTCGTCGCAGATGTTCAACGTGAAGGTGAACGATCCCTGGCTGGCCTTAGCCGTGGTGGCGGTGCTGGGTGGTGTGGCGCTGCTGGCTGGGTTCCTGCCGGCCAGGCGGGCGAGCACGGTGGATCCGCTGGAGGCGCTGCGGTACGAGTGA
- a CDS encoding chemotaxis protein CheW: MAGGERFLVVRLAGREFAVPSNRVRGMLRTRGVELHRVEGRCALRYLIDLHGKKVPVYVPHHSLRLKEIGISARSCLLLISDNGEVGYALAVDSISREVELPAAAVRASAGLVRLGDKWRTVLDLEALRAA; encoded by the coding sequence GTGGCCGGCGGAGAGCGATTCCTGGTGGTGCGGTTGGCTGGCCGGGAGTTCGCCGTGCCGTCGAACCGAGTGCGCGGGATGTTGCGGACGCGGGGTGTTGAACTCCACCGGGTTGAAGGTCGATGTGCGCTGCGGTACTTGATAGACCTGCACGGCAAGAAGGTGCCGGTCTATGTGCCGCACCACAGTCTGCGTTTGAAGGAAATCGGGATCTCAGCGCGCAGTTGTTTGCTGCTGATCAGTGACAACGGCGAAGTAGGGTATGCCTTGGCTGTGGATTCGATTTCGCGAGAGGTGGAACTGCCGGCGGCGGCGGTGCGAGCCTCCGCCGGACTGGTGCGGTTGGGCGACAAGTGGCGGACGGTGCTGGACTTGGAGGCTCTGCGGGCGGCCTAG
- a CDS encoding SDR family oxidoreductase, with product MNPFSLTGKTALIAGASRGIGQSIAEAIAHAGARTILAARSLPALANIARSLRAEGLQAEAVELDISARDSREKALEALPDIDILVNVAGINLRKRFIDYTPEEYDRILNTNLNGIFELTQGVGRRMIERNKGGKVVNIGSLTSVLGLPYLTVYTITKSALAGFSRALAAEWGHHNIQVNCIAPGFILTDLNREMWQRPEMQNWLAAVQPNQRMGAVEDIAPLAVFLSCPGSDYVTGQVIAVDGGFSTCSVWPFQPAP from the coding sequence GTGAACCCGTTTTCACTCACCGGAAAAACCGCGCTCATCGCCGGAGCCAGCCGTGGCATTGGCCAGTCCATCGCGGAGGCCATTGCCCATGCCGGTGCGCGCACGATCCTCGCCGCCCGCTCGCTGCCGGCTCTCGCCAACATCGCGCGATCGCTGCGGGCCGAGGGTTTGCAGGCCGAAGCCGTCGAGCTCGACATCTCCGCCCGCGACTCACGTGAGAAGGCACTCGAAGCCCTCCCAGACATCGATATCCTCGTCAATGTGGCCGGCATCAACCTGCGCAAACGGTTCATCGACTACACCCCGGAAGAGTACGACCGCATTCTCAACACCAACCTAAACGGCATCTTCGAACTCACACAGGGAGTGGGCCGGCGCATGATTGAGCGAAACAAAGGAGGAAAGGTCGTCAACATCGGCAGCCTCACCTCCGTCCTTGGGCTGCCCTATCTCACCGTCTACACCATCACCAAATCCGCCCTGGCCGGCTTCTCCCGAGCCCTCGCCGCCGAATGGGGCCACCACAACATCCAGGTCAATTGCATCGCCCCCGGCTTCATCCTTACGGACCTGAATCGGGAAATGTGGCAGCGGCCGGAGATGCAGAACTGGCTCGCCGCCGTGCAGCCCAATCAGCGCATGGGCGCAGTGGAAGACATCGCACCGCTGGCGGTCTTCCTCTCGTGTCCCGGTTCCGACTACGTCACCGGCCAGGTGATCGCCGTGGATGGCGGCTTCTCCACCTGCTCCGTCTGGCCGTTCCAGCCTGCCCCGTAA